From a region of the Streptomyces sp. NBC_00193 genome:
- a CDS encoding cysteine desulfurase, with translation MTQLPGLLDIEAIRKDFPLLDRVVHDGKKIVYLDNAATSQKPRQVLDALNEYYEQHNANVHRGVHVLAEEATALYEGARDKVAAFINAPSRNEVIFTKNASESLNLVANMLGWADEPYRVDRETEIAITEMEHHSNIVPWQLLSQRTGAKLKWFGLTDDGRLDLSNIEEVITEKTKIVSFTLVSNIMGTVNPTEAIVRRAQEVGALVLIDASQAAPHMPLDVQALGADFVAFTGHKMCGPTGIGVLWGRQELLEDLPPFLGGGEMIETVSMHSSTYAPAPHKFEAGTPPIAQAVGLGAAVDYLTAIGMDKIAAHEHAITEYAIKRLSEVPDLRIIGPTTAEDRGAAISFVLGDIHPHDVGQVLDEQGIAVRVGHHCARPVCLRYGIPATTRASFYLYSSPAEVDALIDGLEHVRNFFG, from the coding sequence GTGACACAGTTGCCTGGCCTCCTCGACATCGAGGCGATCCGCAAGGACTTCCCCCTTCTGGATCGTGTGGTCCACGACGGGAAGAAGATCGTTTATCTGGACAACGCGGCGACTTCGCAGAAGCCGCGCCAGGTGCTCGACGCGCTGAACGAGTACTACGAGCAGCACAACGCCAACGTCCACCGCGGCGTGCACGTGCTCGCCGAGGAGGCCACGGCGCTGTACGAGGGCGCCCGCGACAAGGTCGCCGCCTTCATCAACGCTCCGAGCCGCAACGAGGTGATCTTCACCAAGAACGCCTCGGAGTCGCTCAACCTGGTCGCGAACATGCTCGGCTGGGCGGACGAGCCCTACCGGGTCGACCGCGAGACCGAGATCGCCATCACGGAGATGGAGCACCACTCCAACATCGTGCCGTGGCAGCTGCTCTCGCAGCGCACCGGCGCGAAGCTGAAGTGGTTCGGCCTCACCGACGACGGCCGGCTCGACCTGTCCAACATCGAAGAGGTCATCACGGAGAAGACGAAGATCGTCTCCTTCACGCTGGTCTCCAACATCATGGGCACGGTCAACCCGACCGAGGCGATCGTCCGGCGTGCGCAGGAGGTCGGCGCGCTGGTGCTGATCGACGCCTCGCAGGCCGCACCGCACATGCCGCTCGACGTACAGGCGCTCGGCGCCGACTTCGTGGCCTTCACCGGTCACAAGATGTGCGGCCCGACCGGCATCGGCGTCCTCTGGGGCCGCCAGGAGCTGCTCGAGGACCTGCCGCCCTTCCTGGGCGGCGGCGAGATGATCGAAACCGTCTCGATGCACTCCTCGACCTACGCCCCGGCGCCCCACAAGTTCGAGGCCGGTACGCCCCCGATCGCCCAGGCCGTCGGCCTCGGTGCGGCCGTGGACTACCTGACCGCGATCGGCATGGACAAGATCGCCGCGCACGAGCACGCGATCACCGAGTACGCGATCAAGCGGCTCTCGGAGGTCCCCGACCTGCGCATCATCGGCCCGACCACGGCCGAGGACCGCGGCGCCGCGATCTCCTTCGTGCTCGGTGACATCCACCCGCACGACGTCGGCCAGGTACTGGACGAGCAGGGCATCGCGGTCCGCGTGGGACACCACTGCGCCCGCCCGGTCTGCCTCCGGTACGGAATTCCGGCGACGACGCGAGCGTCTTTCTATCTGTACTCCTCTCCGGCCGAGGTCGACGCGCTGATCGACGGGCTGGAGCACGTACGGAACTTCTTCGGATAA
- the sufU gene encoding Fe-S cluster assembly sulfur transfer protein SufU has product MKLESMYQELILDHYKHPRGRGLRDGDAEVHHVNPTCGDEITLRVKYDGETLTDISYEGQGCSISQAGASILNELLVGKELGEARKIQEVFLELMQSKGKLEPDEAMEEVLEDAVAFAGVSKYPARVKCALLSWMAWKDATAQALGDAERKTA; this is encoded by the coding sequence GTGAAGCTGGAATCGATGTACCAGGAACTGATCCTGGACCACTACAAGCACCCGCGCGGGCGAGGCCTGCGCGACGGCGACGCCGAGGTGCACCACGTCAACCCGACGTGCGGTGACGAGATCACCCTGCGCGTGAAGTACGACGGCGAGACCCTCACGGACATCTCGTACGAGGGCCAGGGCTGCTCCATCAGCCAGGCCGGCGCGTCGATACTGAACGAGCTGCTCGTCGGCAAGGAGCTGGGCGAGGCGCGGAAGATCCAGGAAGTCTTCCTGGAGCTGATGCAGTCCAAGGGCAAGCTGGAGCCCGACGAGGCCATGGAGGAGGTGCTGGAGGACGCGGTCGCGTTCGCCGGCGTCTCCAAGTACCCGGCCCGGGTGAAGTGTGCTCTGCTGAGCTGGATGGCGTGGAAGGACGCGACCGCCCAGGCACTGGGCGACGCCGAGAGGAAGACGGCATGA
- a CDS encoding metal-sulfur cluster assembly factor: MTENATPEASIKPATEEEVREALYDVVDPELGIDVVNLGLIYGIHIDDANIATLDMTLTSAACPLTDVIEDQAKSATDGIVSELRINWVWMPPWGPDKITDDGREQLRALGFNV, encoded by the coding sequence ATGACCGAGAACGCGACGCCCGAGGCGTCCATCAAGCCGGCCACCGAGGAAGAGGTCCGCGAGGCCCTCTACGACGTGGTCGACCCCGAGCTGGGCATCGACGTCGTCAACCTGGGCCTGATCTACGGCATCCACATCGACGACGCGAACATCGCGACCCTCGACATGACCCTCACCTCGGCGGCCTGCCCGCTGACGGACGTCATCGAGGACCAGGCGAAGTCGGCCACGGACGGCATCGTCAGCGAACTGCGCATCAACTGGGTGTGGATGCCGCCGTGGGGCCCGGACAAGATCACGGACGACGGCCGCGAGCAGCTGCGCGCGCTCGGGTTCAACGTCTGA
- a CDS encoding DUF3616 domain-containing protein, whose protein sequence is MLAAGLAAPAHAAQEAAAEPTIALSAGHLSGAVGAIGDPGVTVDIAQEGMPAAFLRVDVLSSSNPAVAGPGDVRIDRTGHGDRELTVRPRAQGYTDLTLRVTGRGGKTATATLSYAASARVGTSAFSTRYLTGSADSSAAVDVGGGYALVADDETNVLRLYDRSRSGAPVKTWDLGPALGIKKEADIEAAARVGDTVYWTGSLGNNKDGKYKAERNTVFTTRLTGTGADTEVVLGSAYKGLREDLIAWDTANGNRYGFAAGTAAGKIPKSIDGFNVEGLEFAPGSTTTAYLGFRAPLAPAVPGGKALVVPVTNIDQVVAGAAKPVFGEPVEMDLGGLAVRDIRKNAADQYLILAGSWAADDNSDPYALYQWDGVPAHAPVKRADLPTTDPGGWEAVVSVPDLRVPGARVQLITDSGSADLYGDGTEAKDLTHPEWKKSRSGWFMLGPMRGGSR, encoded by the coding sequence CTGCTCGCCGCAGGACTGGCCGCGCCCGCCCACGCCGCACAGGAAGCCGCCGCCGAACCGACCATCGCGCTCTCCGCCGGTCACCTCTCCGGCGCCGTCGGCGCGATCGGCGACCCGGGCGTCACCGTGGACATCGCGCAGGAGGGGATGCCCGCCGCCTTCCTCAGGGTCGACGTCCTCTCCTCCAGCAACCCGGCCGTCGCCGGGCCCGGCGACGTCCGCATCGACCGGACCGGCCACGGCGACCGCGAGCTGACCGTCCGCCCGCGGGCCCAGGGCTACACCGACCTGACGCTCCGGGTGACCGGCCGCGGCGGTAAGACGGCCACGGCCACCCTCTCCTACGCCGCTTCGGCGCGGGTGGGCACCAGCGCCTTCTCCACCCGCTACCTCACGGGCTCCGCCGACTCCTCGGCCGCCGTGGACGTCGGCGGCGGCTACGCGCTGGTGGCCGACGACGAGACCAACGTGCTGCGCCTGTACGACCGTTCCCGCTCGGGCGCCCCGGTGAAGACCTGGGACCTCGGCCCCGCGCTCGGCATCAAGAAGGAAGCCGACATCGAGGCCGCCGCCCGCGTCGGCGACACCGTCTACTGGACGGGCTCGCTCGGCAACAACAAGGACGGCAAGTACAAGGCCGAGCGCAACACCGTCTTCACCACCCGGCTCACCGGCACGGGCGCCGACACCGAGGTCGTCCTCGGCTCCGCCTACAAGGGCCTGCGCGAGGACCTGATCGCCTGGGACACCGCCAACGGCAACCGCTACGGCTTCGCGGCGGGCACGGCGGCCGGCAAGATCCCGAAGAGCATCGACGGGTTCAACGTGGAGGGCCTGGAGTTCGCTCCGGGCTCCACGACGACCGCCTACCTGGGCTTCCGCGCCCCGCTCGCCCCGGCGGTGCCCGGCGGCAAGGCGCTGGTCGTGCCCGTCACCAACATCGACCAGGTCGTGGCCGGCGCGGCCAAGCCGGTCTTCGGCGAGCCGGTCGAGATGGACCTCGGCGGGCTCGCGGTCCGCGACATCCGCAAGAACGCCGCCGACCAGTACCTGATCCTGGCCGGTTCCTGGGCGGCGGACGACAACTCCGACCCGTACGCCCTCTACCAGTGGGACGGCGTCCCGGCCCACGCCCCGGTCAAGCGGGCCGACCTGCCGACCACCGACCCGGGTGGCTGGGAAGCCGTGGTCTCCGTACCCGACCTGCGGGTGCCCGGCGCCCGCGTCCAGCTGATCACCGACAGCGGCTCCGCCGACCTGTACGGGGACGGCACCGAGGCCAAGGACCTCACCCACCCGGAGTGGAAGAAGTCCCGGTCCGGATGGTTCATGCTCGGCCCGATGCGTGGGGGATCCCGATGA